The region CCGCCTGCTGGACGATTGACCCTATCGTTTCTTCTAGCTGCCCGCCGCCGCCGATCCCCACTAGGCTCGCTCGCGCAACCGAGCCAAGGGGGGAGGGCATGCAAGTCAGGGAAGGCCATGTGCCGTTCGGCGAGCACCGGACCTGGTATCGGGTGACCGGGGACCTCGCCTCGCCCAGGCTGCCGCTGGTGGTGGTGCATGGCGGGCCCGGCTGCACGCACGACTATGTCGATGCCTTGAAGGATGTCGCCGCCTCCGGCCGGGCCGTGATCCATTACGACCAGCTCGGCAATGGCCGCTCCACCCATCTGCCGGAAGTGCCGGCCTCGTTCTGGACGGTCGAGCTGTTCCTGGCCGAGCTCGACGCCCTCCTCGGCCATCTCGGCATTGCCGGGCGCTACGCCCTGTACGGCCAGTCCTGGGGCGGCATGCTCAGCGCCGAGCACGCCGTGCGCCGCCCGGCCGGGCTGAAGGCGCTGGTCATCGCCAATTCCCCCTCCGCCATGCCCGTCTGGGTGGCGGAGGCCAACCGCCTGCGCCGCGACCTGCCGGAGGACGTGCAGCGCACGCTGCTGGCGCATGAGGCGGCGGGGACGACCGCGTCGCCCGATTATGTCGCGGCCTCGCGGGTGTTCTACGCCCGCCATGTCTGCCGTCTCGACCCGTGGCCGCCCGAGGTGACGCGCACCTTCGAGGCGATGGACGCGGACCCCACCGTCTATCTCGCCATGAACGGGCCGACCGAGTTCCACGTCATCGGCTCGCTCAAGGACTGGACCATCGTCGACCGGCTGCATCAGGTCATGGCGCCGACCTTCGTCATCTCCGGCCGCCACGACGAGGCGACGCCGCTGGTCGTCGCGCCCTATGCCGAACGCATCCCCGGCGCGACCTGGCGCATCTTCGAGCACTCGAGCCACATGCCGCATGTGGAGGAACGGGCGGATTGCGTGGAAGCGGTCTGCGCCTTCCTGGCCGGGCACGACGGGTAGAACGAACCATGGTATGAGTATGCCGAGGGTGTCACCGTTGGAGGCGACATGGGCGCTGCGATCTCGATCCTGGCAGGTGTGTTTGCCGGCGTGGCTCTGATAGCAGCTGCCGCTTGGCTCTCCATCGCCTGGGAGCGCCGCAGCAGATTGCGGAAGCGGTCTTGGCTGGCGCCGCCGTCCGGCAATGTCGATACGGGGCCGAGCGTTGGGGGTGGCTAAGGCAGCGCCTGGAAATGACTGCGTCCTGATATGAGCAAGCCCTCCGCGGATAAGCTCGGAGTGCAAGGCAGTCTGCTGACGACCGCACGCAGACCGGTGACGGTCGACGAGATCCTGATCGCGCTCCAGATGAGACACGTGCAACCCCTCTCCCGGCCGGGAGAGGGGCAGGGGTGAGGGTCTAAACGTATCACCAGAGAAGTACGGGTCTACGAAACGAGGCGCCAAAACTTTCGACCTTTCCAGTAAAGTCTAACCCCTCACCCCTGCCCCTCTCCCGGCCGGGAGAGGGGTTGCGCACGTTACTTCAAGTCATTTATGCACAAGCCCTCGCGGAGCGGTATCCTCGTGCGAGGCAACGGATCCGGCGCATCCCGGACTCGCCCCCGCTCGCAAGTTTTAATTTGAAAGTCCGATATTATTTGGCTTTAATATCGAAATAGACGATTGGTGCCGATGAACCTCGACGCGATCCGCAGCTTCCTCCACGTGGCCGAGACCGGCAGCTTCAGCCTGGCGGCCACGCGCCTGCGGGTCATGCAGTCGACGATCAGCGGCCGCATCCAGACCCTGGAGGAGGAGCTGGGCTGCCTGCTGTTCAGCCGCGGCCGCGGCGGCGCCGAGCTGACGCCGGCCGGGCTCGACTTCCGCGCCCATGCCGAGAAGATCGTCCAGACCTGGGACCAGGCGCGCCAGCAGGTCGCCCTGCCGCCCGGCTATACCGGAACCTTCCGCTTCGGCGGCCCGGTGGCGCTGCAGGACCGGCTCAACATCGCCTGGGTGCTGTGGATGAAGCAGCACGCCCCCGGCATCGCGCTCCAGCTCGAGGCCGGCTATTCCGACGTGCTGATCGACAGCATCGCCTCGCGGATGATGGACGCGGCGATGATGTACCTGCCGCGCCAGCGCCCGGGACTGGTGATCGAGGAGTTTCGGCAGGAAGACCTGGTCCTGGTCCGGCATCCCGATCTCACCGGTCCCTGGCAGGCCAATTTCGTCTTCATCGACTGGGGGCACGAGTTCCGCACCAGCTATAGCGAGGCGTTTCCGGACATCGCGGCCCCGGCCATCTCCGTCGGCCTGGGCGCGCTCGGCCTGCAATATCTGCTCGCCCTCAAGGGCGCCGCCTATCTGCCGCTCGGCCTGGTGCGCCCGCTGATCGCCGAAGGGCGCCTGGCTGGGGTCGCCGAGGCGCCCGCCTTCCGCCGCCCGATCTATCTCGTCTATCCCACCCAGAGCCGCGATCCGGATCTTCTGGCCCTGGCGCTGTCGGGGCTCCGACAGGTCGCGGCCACGGTGGACGAGCCGGGACCGTGACCCCTCCTGGAATGGTGCCCGTGAAGCACGACGTCATCCTGCGCAATGCCACGCTGATCAACGGCAGCGGCTTTCCCGGGTTCACCGGCGACCTCGCCATCGACGGCGACCGGATCGCCGCGATCGGCGATCTCTCCGCGGCCTCGGCGGAGCAGGACATCGATGTCGGCGGCAAGGTGGTCGCGCCCGGCTTCATCGACGTGCACACCCATGACGACGGGGCGCTGCTGACGCCCGACGGCATGGTGCCGAAGATCAGCCAGGGCGTCACCACGGTCATCGCGGGCAATTGCGGCATCAGCCTGGCCCCGCTCAGGCTCTCCGCCGCGCCGCCGCCGCCCTTCACGCTGGTCGGTGGCCGGGAGAATTTCCGGTTCGACCGCTTCGCCGACTATGTCGCGGAACTGCGCCGGCTCGGCACCGCCACCAACGCCGCCCTCCTGGTCGGGCACACGACGCTGCGCCAGCGCGTCATGCCGAGGGTCGACCGGCCGGCCGACGCGGCCGAGATCGCGCTGATGCAGGCGGAGGTCGAGACCGCCATGGCCGAGGGCGCCTTCGGCCTCAGCACCGGCCTCGACTATCCCCCGGCCGTCGCCTCCTCGACCGCCGAGGTCAAGGCCCTGGCGCGCACCGCCGCGCGCCTCGGCGGCCCCTATGTCACCCATGTCAGGAACTATTTCGAGACGCTGGAGGAGGCGATCGAGGAGGCGATCGACATTGCCGACGATGCCGGCGGCAAGCTGGTCATCTCGCACCACCAGGCGACGGGGCGCGGCAATTTCGGCAAGAGCGGCCCGACCCTGGAGCGGATCGACGCGGCGCGCCGCGACATCGACATCGCCATGGATGTCTACCCCTATGCCGCGACCTCGACGGTGCTGCGCCTCGACCGGTGCGACACCGGCCTGCGCATCCTGATCACCTGGTCCGACAGCTTCCCGGAGATGGCGAACCGCGAGATCAGCGACATCGCCCGCGAATGGAACTGCAGCGAGCGCGCGGCGGGCGAGCGGCTGCTGCCGGCTGGCGCGGTCTATTTCCAGCTCGACGAAGCCGATGTGCGGCGCATCCTCGCCCATCCCCGCACCATGGTCGGGTCTGACGGCCTGCCGCACGACAAGCATCCGCATCCGCGCCTGTGGGGCACCTTTCCCAGGGTGCTCGGCCATTATGTCCGCGACGTCGGGCTGTTCGGGCTGGAGGAGGCGGTGTTCCGCATGACGGGGCTGCCGGCGCGGGAATTCGGCATCGATCGCCGCGGCCGCCTGACGGCAGGGCATTTCGCCGACATCGTCGTCTTCGACCCCGCGACGGTGGCGGACCGGGCGACGTTCGAGCAGCCGCAGCAGGCCGCCGCCGGCATCGAGCTGGTGTTCGTCAACGGCTCCCTCGTCTGGCGGGACGGCCGTGCCACCGGCGCCCGGCCGGGGCACGTGCTGCGGCCGCTGCCCGCCGCCCGGCGCGGCATCGCCGAGACGGCGGGCGAGGGCGGCCTCGCCTGCTGTGTTCAGAGCACGTCGTAGAGGCCGTCGATCGTCGCCAGGGTGTAGGGGAACTCGATCGGCCGCGAGCAGCGCCAGGCCGCATGCGGCTGTCCCCGCAACGCCTTCAACGCTTCCCCGGTCCGCAGCACGCCGCCGCCATAGAGCCGGTTGGCCATGTCGAGCATGGCGGTGCGGTGCATGGCGTCCGTCCGGCTGCCGCAGGCCTCCTTCACCAGCCAGACGCGATAGCTCCGGAACACCGCGTCGAACACGCTGGCGCGGACGCAGCTGTCGGTCCAGACGCCGACCGTGACGATGTTCTCGGCGCCCAGGCGGCGGAGGCGCTCGTCCAGGTCGGTGTCGTGGAAGGCGCTGGGCCAGCGCTTGCGGATCACGGTCTCGCCCTCAAGCGGGGCGACCTCCTCGCAGATCCCGGCGCCGTCGCTGCCGGCGACCGCCGAGCGCAGGTCGTCGGTCAGGCTGGCCTCGAGCAGGGGATAATGCTGCCGGTCCTCTTCCCCGACCCAGGCCTGGACATGGATGACCGGCACGCCGCCGGCGCGGGCGGCGGCGATGACCGCAGAGGCGTTGGCGAGAATCCGGTCATAATCCTCGACGGGATAGATGCAGGCGGCGCGATACTCGTTCTGGAGGTCGATGCTGAGGACCACGGTGGAGCGGGGCGGCAGGGCAGGAGCGTCGGGCATCAGGGCTCACGTCTCGTCGAAGGTTGTGACGAACTGCACGAGCAGGCGCACCGCCGCGTCGAGGTCGGCGGCGTCCATGCTCTCATCGGGATTGTGGCTGCCGTTGCGGTTGCGCACGAAGACCATGGCGCTGGGGACGTCGGCGCCGGCGAAGGCGGCGGCGTCGTGGCCGGCGCCGCTCGGCAGCCGCGGCGCCGGCAGGCCGGCGCGGACCGCCGCGGCCTCCAGCCTGTCGACCAGGCCGGGCGCCATCCGGGCCGGGGCCCAGGTGAAGGCCGGCCCGAGCTCGAAGCGCACGCCGCGCCTGGTGGCGACCTCGGCGCAGATGCGTCGCAGGCTCGCGCGCAGGCGGTCGAGCACGGCCTGGTGCTCGCTGCGCAGGTCCAGGGTGAAGCGCAATTCGCCGAGGACGCGGCTGCCGCCATGCTGGGTCGGATCGGACTCCACCCGGCCGATGGTGATCGTCGCCTCGGACCCCTCCGCCTCCAGGGCGTCCCATTCCGCTTCGAGCCCCCGCACCAGGTCGGTGAAGCCGAGGACGGCGTCGCGCCGGGCAAAGCGCGGCTCGGCGCCGGAATGGCCATAGGCCCCGAAGCAGGCGGCATCGACATGGCGGACGCCGCCGGCGATGGCGGTGACGAGGCCGACCGGGCAGCCCTTTGCCAGGAGGCGCGGCCCCTGCTCGATATGCACCTCGACGAAGGCGGCGATGGCGCCGGCTGGGATCTGCGGCACGCCGCGCCGGATCGGCTCGGGGTCGAAGCCGGCCTCCAGCATGTGCTGGCCCAGCGTCCGTCCGGTGTCGGAGCGCCGGGCCTCGAGCGCTGCGGGCGGCAGCCGGCCGAGGGCCGCCTCGCTGCCGGGATAGGAGAGCGGGAACCAGGCCGCCTCTTCCGCCCGGATCGCCATGACGACGAGGTCGCGGCGCGGCACGAAACGCGCTTCGGCAAGGTCCGACAGCACGGCCAGCCCGGCCAGGACGCCGGCCGCGCCGTCATAATTGCCGCCATGCGGGACGCTGTCGAGGTGCGAGCCGATGACCAGGGCCGGCAGGCCGCGCTCGTGGCCGGGGAGCGTCAGATAGAGATTGCCGGCCGCATCGACGCGAGCGAGCGCGCCGAGCGCCTCTCCTTCGCGGCGCACGCGGTCATGGGCGCCCTGCTCGCGCGCGCCATAGGCCTCGCGCGTCACGCCGGGCGGATCGGCCGAGGCCTGCGCCAGCTCGGCCAGGAGCCGTCGCGTCAGGCGCTCGCTGCGCGTCAGAGGGCGGTCCGGCATCAGGCGACCGGCCCCGCACGCTCGGCGATCAGGCCGTATTCGCTCGGCCGGCGATAGCGGGCGAAGTCGAAATTGACCCGCCGGCAGGTATCGATCAGGCCGAGATCGGCGCGATGGACGATGACCTCGTCGTCGACCGACACGGCCAGCGCCGCGATCTCCCCGGTCGGGGCGATGATGCAGGAGCCGCCGATCAGGGCCTGCCCTTCCTCCACGCCGGCCTTGGCCGCGGCGGCCACCCAGACCGTGTTCTGGTAGGCGCCGGCCTGCATCGGCAGATGGTTGTGGAACATGCGCAGATGATCGAGGGTCGGTGCCTCCGCCAGCACCGCCGGCGTGTTGTAGCCGATCAGCACCACCTCGGCGCCGTTGAGGCACAGCATCCGGTAGGTCTCCGGCCAGCGCCGGTCGTTGCACAGGGCGAGCCCGATGCGCGCGCCGCGATAGGCAAAGACGGGGAAGCCGAGATTGCCGGGCTCGAAATAGCGCCGCTCGAGATGGACCGTCGTGCCGGCTTCCGACGCCTCCGAGCCGGGAAGGTGGATCTTGCGGTAGCGCCCGACCAGGCTGCCGTCGGCGTCGACGAGGTCCATGGTGTTGAAGCGCCGCTTGCGGCCGTCCTCGTCGGCGATCTCGGAATAGCCCAGCGCAAAGCCGAGCCTGAGCCGGCGCGCCGCGTCGAACAGAGGCTGCGTCTGCGGCCCCGGCACCCGCTCCTCGTAGAAGCCTTCGATCTCGCTCTCGTCCAGCGTCCAGCGCGGGAAGAAGGTGGTCAGCGCCATTTCCGGGAAGACGGCGAGCTCGGCTCCGGCGGCTGCCGCCCGTTCCAGGAGATGGACCAGCCGGCCCACGGTCTCGGCGCGGGTGGCGCTGCGCTGAACCGGGCCGGTCTGGCAGACGGCCAGCGTCAGATGTCGATCCATGGTGTCGTGTCCTCGAGAGGCTTGTTGAAACTGCCGGCTTCCGCGCGGCTGCGCGGCACGAAGCGGCCGGAAGGAGAGGCGGGTTGCAGGACGCCGTCGGCCACGACCGGGATGCCGCGGACGAGGGTGGTGACGGGCTTGCCGGTGAGGTCCAGCCCCTCATAGGGCGTGAAGTCGACGCCGGAATGGAGGTCGTCGCGGCGCACCCGCCAGCGCCGCTGCGGATCCCAGAGCGCCAGGTCGGCGTCGAGGCCGACGGCGATCCGCCCCTTGGCATGCGCGAGGCCGTAGAGATCGGCGGCGGCGCGGCTCGCGAGGTCGAGATAGCGCTGAAGCGTCAGGCGGCCGGTCAGGAGCCCTTCGGAGAACAGGATCGGCAGCCGCGTCTCCAGGCCCGGCACGCCGCTGACCGCCTTGTGGAAGGCAGGCGCGGCGGCGTCGGGCAGCTTGTCGGCGAGGCGGTAGGGCGAATGGTCCGACGACCACAGGCCGAGATCGCCTGCCGCCAGCGCCTGCCACAGATGCGCCTGGCTGGCGCTGGAGCGCGGCGGCGGCGAGAAGACGAAGCGGGCGGCGTCGATGGCCGGCCGGTCGAGATCGGCCGCGGTGAGGAGCAGGTATTGCGGGCAGGTCTCGCCGATCACGTCGGCGCCGCGCCGGCGCCCTCGCGAAACTTCCTCTGCCGACTGGGCGCAGGAGACGTGGACCACCACCAGCCGGGCGCCGGCGATCTCGGCCAGGGTGATGGCCCGGTGCGTGGCCTCGCGCTCGATCGCCTCGGCATGCGCGACCGCGTGGTAGCGCAGCGCCGTCCGGCCGCTCTCGACCAGGCGCTGCTGCGTGCGGCGGATGGCGGCGTCGTTCTCCGCATGGACCATGACGATCATGCCTTCCGCCCGCGCCGCGTCCATCACGCCGAGCAGCCGGTCGTCGGAGACGGCGAAGCCCTCATAGGTCATGAAGGCCTTGACCGAGGGGACGCCGCGCTCGGCCAGCCGGGCGAGCTGCGCGCCGACATCGCCGCCGGTGCCTTCGGTGACGACGCCGTGCAGGCCGTAATCGACGAAGGACCGCCCGGCGGCGCAGGCGAGCGAGCGGTCGAGGGCCTGGAGCGCGGTCATGCCGGGGCCGGGCATGGCGAAGGGCACCACGCAGGTGGTGCCGCCGAAGGCGGCGGTGATCGTGCCGGAGCCGAAATCGTCGGCCGTGTCGGCGCCGCCCCAGGACGGCTGGTCGAGGTGGCAATGGGCGTCGATGCCGCCCGGCAGCACCCAGAGCCCGGAGGCCTCGATCGTCTCGGCGCCGGCAAGGCCTGCCCCGAGCGCGGCGATCCGCCCGCCCTCGATGCCGATATCGACCTCGGCCCAGCCCGTGTCGAGCGCGACGCGCCCGCCTTTGATCACCCTCTCATGCATCGACGGTCCTCTCATCCTTGGTGGGACCGGCCTCGTCGATCGCGAAGACCGGGGCCATCGCCAGCAAGTGCTCGCGCGGCAGGTGGCAGGCGATGCTGTGGTCCGGCGCGAAGCTCTGGACCGGCGGCGGCAGCCGGTCGCAGGTGCCGGCGATGACATGCGGGCAGCGGGTCGAGAACGGGCAGCCGGGCGGCGGGTCCGAGGGCGAGGGGAGCTCGCCGGTCAGCAGCACCCGGCGCTTGCTCACCCGGGGATCGGCGATCGGAACGGCCGACAGCAGCGCCTCGGTATAGGGATGGTAGGGCGGGGCGAAGATGTCCGGCGTCCGGCCCTGCTCCATGATCCGGCCGAGATACATCACGACGACGCGGTCGGAGAGATAGCGCACGACGGAGAGGTCGTGGCTGATGAACAGGAGGGTCGTGCCCTCCTGGCGCTGGATGTCCATCAGGAGCTCGGTCACCGCGGCCTGCACCGAGACGTCGAGGGCGGAGACCGGCTCGTCCGCCACCACCAGGGCGGGATTGCCGGCAAAGGCCCGGGCGATGCCGACGCGCTGCTTCTGGCCGCCGGAGAGCTGGCGCGGCCGGCGCTCGGCGAATTCCCGCGGCAGCTTGACCAGGTCGAGCAGTTCGAAGACGCGCTGCCGGATCCGGGCCTCGTCGGTCTCGACCCCGAACTTGCGGATGACGCGGGCGATCTGGGCGCCGACGGTGTGGCTGGGGTTGAGCGTGTCGAACGGGTTTTGGAAGATCATCTGCAGGCTGCGGATGGTGCGGGCGCTGCGGCGTCCCACCGGCAGCCGGCCAAGCTCCAGGCCCGCCAGGGTGATCGAGCCGGACGTCGCCTGGTCGAGGCCCATCAGGATCTTGGCGAAGGTCGACTTGCCGCAGCCGGACTCGCCGACGATTGCCACGGTCTCGCCGCCGCGTGCCTCGAAGCTCACGTCCTGGTTGGCCCGCACGCGCTCGTAGCGCTTGCTGAGGTCGTCGACCCGCAGGATCACCTCGCCCGGCACTACCGCCGGCCGGCCGGCGCCGCGGGCGGCGGCATCGGCCCAGGCGATCTCGTCGACCCGCAGGCAGCGCGAGGCATGGTCGGGCTCGCCCGCCAGCCCCGCCATCGGCACCGGGGCGGCGTCGCAGCGCCCGCCGGCGAAAAATTCGCAGCGCGGCCCGAAGCTGCAGCCCGGCGGCCGGGCCAGGGGCGGCGGCAGCTGGCCCGGGATCGCCAGCAGCGGGCGGCTGTTCTTGTCGGCGCCGGGCACCGGGATCGAGGCGAACAGGCCGCGCGTATAGGGGTGGCGCATGCCGCCGAACACGGCGCGCACCGGCCCGGTCTCCACCGCCTCGCCGGCATACATCACGGTGATGCGCTCGCAGGTCTCCAGCACCAGCCCGAGATTGTGGGAGATGTAGAGCATCGCCGTGCCGTGCTGGGCCGAGATCTCGCGGATGAGGTCGACGATGCCCGCCTCCACCGTGACGTCGAGCGCGGTGGTCGGCTCGTCGAGCAGCAGCACCTTGGGGTTGGACAGGAGCGCCATGGCGATGACGACGCGCTGCTGCTGCCCGCCCGAGATCTGGTGGGGATAGGCGCTGAGGATGCGCTCGCAATCGGCGAGGCGCACGCGCTCCAGCATCGCCTTCGCCCGGGCCATCGCCTCCGCCGGCGATACGCCCTCGTGATGGATCGGCACCTCGGCGAGCTGCTCGCCGATGGTCATGGCCGGATTGAGGGAGGCCATCGGCTCCTGGTAGATCATCGCGATCTCGGCGCCGCGGACCCGGCGCAGCTCCTCCGCGCCCATGGCGAGCATGTCGCGCCCCTGGAACAGGATCTGGCCGCCGACGATGCGGCCGGTCCGGCCGAGATAGCGCATCACCGCCAGGGCGATGGTGGACTTGCCGCAGCCGGACTCGCCGACGAGCCCATGGGCTTCGCCGGGCATCAGCTTCAGGTTGAAGTCGACCACCGCCGGGACCTCGCCCGCCCGCGTGGCATAGGAGATCGAGACGTTCCGGCACTCCAGGATCGGAATGGCTGCCGCGGCCGGGCTGGTGTCCATGGTGCCCTCTCAGTCCCGCAGGCTCATTTCGCGCAACCCGTCGGCCATCAGGTTGAAGCCGAGGATCAGGCTGGAGACCGACAGCGCCGGCACGATCAGCATGTAGGCGAATTTCCACAGCAGGGCGGCGGTGGCGGCCTCCTTGATCATCAGGCCCCAATCCGGGTCCGGCGGCTGCAGGCCGAGGCCGAGGAAGGTCAGGGTGGTGATGGCGACCGTGGTGTAGCCGAGGCGCAGGCAGGCATCGACGATGATCGGCCCGCGCACATTGGGCAGGAGCTCCACCACCATGATCCAGACGGGATGCTCGCCCCGGGTCTGCGCCGCGTGGATATAGTCGCGCGACCGCGCGTCCAGGGTCAGCCCGCGGACGATGCGCATCACCGCCGGGGCCGACGAGCAGGTGACGGCGATGATGATGTTGAAGCCGCTCTGGCCGAGCGTGTTCAGCACCAGGATGAACAGCACCATCACCGGGAAGGAGAGGAGGACGTTGCCGAGGAAGGAGACCACCTCGTCCCACCAGCCGCCGAGATAGCCGGCGACGAGGCCGAGCGCGGCGCCGACGACATAGGCCGCCGTCGTCGCGGTGATGCCCCAGACCAGCACGCGCTGGCAGCCCCAGATGGTGCGCGACAGCACGTCCCGGCCGCGCATGTCGGCGCCGAGCAGGAAGGTGACGCCGTTCCGGACCGTGCCCGGCGGCGCATAGGGGGCGAGCGGCTTGTTCGGGTCCGGCAGCGGCAGGTAGGGCGCCGCCACCGCCATCAGCAGCCAGAAGAACACCAGGGTGGCGCCGATGATCGTCACCCAGGACTCGCGCCAGGCGTGCAGCGCCATGGCGTAGAGCGCGATCACGGCCGGGATGGCGGGCAGCAGCACGTAGTCGTCGAGCCGTCCGAGGGAGCGGCCGAGCATCACATGGGCCATCAGGGGCAGCCAGACCAGGGCGAGGAGGGCGACGACCCGTCGAGGGGTGGCGAGCCGAAGCGGCGGCTTGACGAGGCTCTGTTCGGCGCTGGCGGTCATCGCGATGCTCCTAGCCGAACCGCACGCGCGGGTTGAGGATGACGTAGCCGATGTCGGACAGGAGCTGCGACATGACGGCGACGAAGACCGCCACCAGCGTCGCCGCCTGCACCACCTGGATGTCGCCATACATGGTCGCGTCGAACAGCATCCGGCCAAACCCGGAATATTGGAAGAACACCTCGACGACGACCACCTCCGACAGGAGCCAGTTGAGCTGCAGGAAGATCAGGGTGAACGGCACGATCAGCGCGTTCCGGAGCGCGTGGCGCAGGATCACCCGGCGGTAGGGCAGGCCCTTGAGGATGGCGGTGCGGATGTAGTGCGAGGTCATGACCTCGGCCATGGCGGCCCGGGTCATGCGCACGACATAGCCGATGTCGTAGAGCAGCAGCGTCAGGAGCGGCAGCAGCAGCTCGCGGAACGACCAGCCATTGACCATGGCGGACTTGGTCGGCACCCAGTTGAGGCCGAGCGCCAGCACCACCGTCAGCAGCACCGCCGTGGCGATCTGCGGGATCGAGGTGGTGATGACGGCGAAGATGGAGATCACCCGGTCCAGGATCGAGCCCTCGCGCATCCCGGCAAGCACGCCCAGCGTCAGCGACACCGGGATCATGATGAGGAAGACGAAGCCGGCCAGGATCGCGGTGTTGGCCAGCCTTTCCTTCAGCAGGGTCGAGACCTCGACGTTCTTCTCGATCGAGCGGCCGAGGTCGCCGCGGAAGATGGCACCGATCCATTCGACATAGCGCGTGGCGAAGGGCGCGTTCAGCCCCTTCTTGTCCAGCCAGGCCTGGTAGTCCTGCTCCGACAGGGTCGCGACCCCGAAGCCGCCCAGTTCCGAGACCGCGACCTTCCTGCGGAACTGGTCGCTGTCGAAGATGGCGAACAGCGCCAGGGTGACGACCGCCATGATCAGCAGCATCTGGGCCAGCCGGCGGACGATGAGATGTGCCATGCGCTCCGATCCGCGCCCCGCCGCGGGGGCGGCGGGGCGGAGTGGGGGACTGCTTACGAAGTATCCGCGAACAAATGCGTCACCTGAGGCGCGCGACCCCTCTCCCAGTCGGGAGAGGGGTTTCCCGCGCCACCTTCATTTCATTTGTTCGCCGATACTTCCTTGCGTCAGCTCATCCAGACCTTGGTCAGCTGCATCTGGCGGGCGGGGTGGGGCTTGTAGCCGTGCACCTTGGCGGAGGCCAGGTTGTAGACCGGGCGCCAGAGCGGCTCGACCATCACCGCCGCGTCCTGGAGGATCCGCTCGACCTTCTCCATCTTGGCCTTGCGCTCGGCGACGTCGATGGTCGCCTCGGCCTCCGACAGGGCCTTGTCGAACTCCGGGTCCGAGAAATGGCTCTCGTTCCACGGCACGCCGGTGCGGTAGGCCTGGGCCAGCGCCATGGTGCCGAGCGGGCGATGCGCCCAGGACGTGGCGCCGAACGGGGTCTTGTCCCAGACCTCCCAGAACTTGGTGGTCGGCATCACGTTGACGGCAAGGTTGATGCCCACATCTTTCAACTGGTCGCGCAGGGCCTCGCACACCGCCTGATGCCAGGGGCCGTCGGTGTTGCCGACGTCGATGGTGAGGTCCAGGCCCTTTTCATAGCCGGCTTCCTTCAGCAATTGCTTGGCGCCCTCGACGTCGCGGGCGAGCTCGGGAAGCGGGAAATAGTCGGGATGGACCGGGGCGACGTGGAAATTGTAGGCGACGCCGCCGCCTTCGGGGAAGACCAG is a window of Labrys wisconsinensis DNA encoding:
- the hydA gene encoding dihydropyrimidinase; amino-acid sequence: MHERVIKGGRVALDTGWAEVDIGIEGGRIAALGAGLAGAETIEASGLWVLPGGIDAHCHLDQPSWGGADTADDFGSGTITAAFGGTTCVVPFAMPGPGMTALQALDRSLACAAGRSFVDYGLHGVVTEGTGGDVGAQLARLAERGVPSVKAFMTYEGFAVSDDRLLGVMDAARAEGMIVMVHAENDAAIRRTQQRLVESGRTALRYHAVAHAEAIEREATHRAITLAEIAGARLVVVHVSCAQSAEEVSRGRRRGADVIGETCPQYLLLTAADLDRPAIDAARFVFSPPPRSSASQAHLWQALAAGDLGLWSSDHSPYRLADKLPDAAAPAFHKAVSGVPGLETRLPILFSEGLLTGRLTLQRYLDLASRAAADLYGLAHAKGRIAVGLDADLALWDPQRRWRVRRDDLHSGVDFTPYEGLDLTGKPVTTLVRGIPVVADGVLQPASPSGRFVPRSRAEAGSFNKPLEDTTPWIDI
- a CDS encoding dipeptide ABC transporter ATP-binding protein, which encodes MDTSPAAAAIPILECRNVSISYATRAGEVPAVVDFNLKLMPGEAHGLVGESGCGKSTIALAVMRYLGRTGRIVGGQILFQGRDMLAMGAEELRRVRGAEIAMIYQEPMASLNPAMTIGEQLAEVPIHHEGVSPAEAMARAKAMLERVRLADCERILSAYPHQISGGQQQRVVIAMALLSNPKVLLLDEPTTALDVTVEAGIVDLIREISAQHGTAMLYISHNLGLVLETCERITVMYAGEAVETGPVRAVFGGMRHPYTRGLFASIPVPGADKNSRPLLAIPGQLPPPLARPPGCSFGPRCEFFAGGRCDAAPVPMAGLAGEPDHASRCLRVDEIAWADAAARGAGRPAVVPGEVILRVDDLSKRYERVRANQDVSFEARGGETVAIVGESGCGKSTFAKILMGLDQATSGSITLAGLELGRLPVGRRSARTIRSLQMIFQNPFDTLNPSHTVGAQIARVIRKFGVETDEARIRQRVFELLDLVKLPREFAERRPRQLSGGQKQRVGIARAFAGNPALVVADEPVSALDVSVQAAVTELLMDIQRQEGTTLLFISHDLSVVRYLSDRVVVMYLGRIMEQGRTPDIFAPPYHPYTEALLSAVPIADPRVSKRRVLLTGELPSPSDPPPGCPFSTRCPHVIAGTCDRLPPPVQSFAPDHSIACHLPREHLLAMAPVFAIDEAGPTKDERTVDA
- a CDS encoding ABC transporter permease; this translates as MTASAEQSLVKPPLRLATPRRVVALLALVWLPLMAHVMLGRSLGRLDDYVLLPAIPAVIALYAMALHAWRESWVTIIGATLVFFWLLMAVAAPYLPLPDPNKPLAPYAPPGTVRNGVTFLLGADMRGRDVLSRTIWGCQRVLVWGITATTAAYVVGAALGLVAGYLGGWWDEVVSFLGNVLLSFPVMVLFILVLNTLGQSGFNIIIAVTCSSAPAVMRIVRGLTLDARSRDYIHAAQTRGEHPVWIMVVELLPNVRGPIIVDACLRLGYTTVAITTLTFLGLGLQPPDPDWGLMIKEAATAALLWKFAYMLIVPALSVSSLILGFNLMADGLREMSLRD
- a CDS encoding ABC transporter permease, which codes for MAHLIVRRLAQMLLIMAVVTLALFAIFDSDQFRRKVAVSELGGFGVATLSEQDYQAWLDKKGLNAPFATRYVEWIGAIFRGDLGRSIEKNVEVSTLLKERLANTAILAGFVFLIMIPVSLTLGVLAGMREGSILDRVISIFAVITTSIPQIATAVLLTVVLALGLNWVPTKSAMVNGWSFRELLLPLLTLLLYDIGYVVRMTRAAMAEVMTSHYIRTAILKGLPYRRVILRHALRNALIVPFTLIFLQLNWLLSEVVVVEVFFQYSGFGRMLFDATMYGDIQVVQAATLVAVFVAVMSQLLSDIGYVILNPRVRFG